The sequence below is a genomic window from Halosolutus gelatinilyticus.
CGCTGCAGCGGCGCGGGTTCCTGGGCGCGGCGGCCGCGGTCGCCGGAACCGGATTCGCGATTTCGACCGCGAGTGCAGCCCCCTACGCGCCGAACGAGATTCCCGGCCGCATCCAGGCCGAAAACTACGACACCGGCGGTCAGGGCGCCACGCACTACGACACCACGGACGGCAACGCCGGCGGCGCGTACCGCGACGACCACGTCGATATCGAGCCGTCGGTCGACGGCGGATACAACGTCGGCTGGATCCAGCCCGATGAGTGGCTCGAGTACACCGTCGACGTCCAGTCGTCGGGAACGTACGACCTCACGGCCTGCGTCGCGTCCCTCGAGTCGGGCGGTCAGTTCCACGTCGAGGTGGACGGGGCGAACGCGACGGGACCCGTCAGCTTCGGGGCGACCGGCGACTGGCACGCGTGGACGACGGTCGACGCGGGCAGCGTCGACTTCTCCGCGGGCGAACACGTGATCCGGGTCTACTCGGAGGCCGCCGGGTGGAACCTCGACTGGCTCGAGTTCCGCGCCGACGGCGACGACGAGCTCGACGGTCGGTCTTGGACCCTGACGTGGAGCGACGAGTTCGACCAGGGATCCATCGACGACTCCGTCTGGTCGTACGACCTCGGAAACGGCCAGGCCGTGGGCGTCCCCGGGTGGGGCAACGAAGAATCGCAGTACTACCAGCGCGAGAACTCGTGGATCGAAAATAATCGCCTTGTCATCGAAGCCCGGGAGGAACACGTCACCGACGAGTACGGCAGCTACGACTACACCTCGGCCCGAATGAAGACGATGGACGGCGTGAACAAACAGTACGGCCGCATCGACGTTCGGGCCCGGCTCCCCCAGGGCCAGGGGATCTGGCCCGCGATCTGGTCGCTCGGCAGCACCGGTACGTGGCCGGACAGCGGCGAGATCGACATCACGGAACTCGTCGGCCACGAGCCCTCGATCGTCCACGGCACCGTCCACGGTCCCGAGTATCTGGGCGAGGGTGGCATCAGCGGTAGCTACACCCTCCAGAACGGCACGTTCGCGGACGGCTTCCACGACTTCTCGATCGTCTGGGATCCCGACGAGATCACGTGGTTCGTCGACGGCGAGCAGTACCACACCGTCACCCGCGCCGAGATCGAAGGGGCCGGCAACACGTGGGTCTTCGACAAGCCGTTCTACATCCTCCTGAACGTCGCCGTCGGCGGCGAGTGGCCGGGGTACCCGGACCAGACGACGACGTTCCCCCAGCGCATGGAGGTCGAATACGTCCGGTTCTACGACGAAGCGTAGGCTGACCGCGGACGGCGCACGTCGCCCGGGATGGCGACGCGGAACGGCCTCGCCGATCGTCGGTCACACCGGAGCTTTTGCCGCTCGGGACGTGAATGGGGACGTATGGACGACCGCGGATCACTGGTCAGCATCGAGCGCGCGCTCGGTCGAGCGTGGACCGACGACCGCCCGTGGAACCTCCTGACGCGCCTGACCGAACTCCCCCACAGGATGGGAGGCTCGCCGTTCGAACGGCAGGCGGCGGAACTCGTTCGCGACGCTCTCGTTGACGCGGGGGTCGCGAACGTCCGCTTCGAGGAGTTTCCGATGCAGTATTGGGAGCGGGGAACGGCCGAGTTCGCCGTCCTGAGCGACGTATCTGCGGTGGATGCTGATTCCGCCGGCACAGCGTCCGGAGGCGTCGATAGATCGTTCGAGGCGATCGCGCTGCCCTACTCGCCGGCGGGTGACGTCGAGGGGCCGCTGGTCGACGTCGGCTACGGGACGCCGGAAGAGATCGACGAGACCAGTGTCAAGGGCGCCATCGCGGTCGCGAACACGACGACGCCCCCCGAAAAGCGGTTCGTCCACCGGATGGAGAAGTTCGGCCACGCCGTCGCCGCCGGCGCGAAGGCGTTCATCTTCGGGAACCACGTCCCCGGACAGCTGCCGCCGACGGGCGCGCTGCGGTTCGACGCCGAGGCGGCGATTCCCGGCGTCGGCGTCAGCGCCGAGACCTACGACTGGCTCACCGACTACGCCGATCGCGGCGCGCGCGCGCGGCTTCGCGTCGACGCCGATACCAGGGAGGGATCGAGCCAGAACGTGATCGGGACGATCGGGGCCGATCGAACCCGGAGCGCGGGTGCGAGCGACGAGGGCGACGCTGACGCGGCCGACGAGGGGACCGACGCATCCGGCGGCGACGGAGAAATCCTCGTGGTAGCCCACTACGACGGCCACGACATCTCCGAGGCCGCGCTCGACAACGGCTGCGGGGTCGCGACCGTCGTCGGCGCCGCGCGCATCCTCGCGGCGATCGAGGACGATCTCGCGCGCCCGGTCAGGATCGCCGCCGTCGGCTGCGAGGAACTCGGGCTCATGGGCGCCGAGGCGCTCGCGGATGACCTCGATCTCGACTCGATTGGCGCGGTGGTCAACGTCGACGGCGCCGGACGATTCCGAAACCTGCGAGCGCTCTCGCACGGCTCCGAGTTCCTCGCGGACCTCGCCGACCGCGTCGCCGACGAGGCTGGCCAGCCGCTCGGTCGCGACCCCGACCCGCACCCGTTCAGCGACCACTGGCCGTCCCTCCGAGCCGGCGTGCCCGCGCTGCAACTGCACAGCGAGCCGCCGGCGGGACGCGAGCGCGGCCGCGGCTGGGGGCACACCGGCGCGGACACGCGAGACAAAGTCGACCCGCGGAACCTGCGCGAACACGCGATACTGACGGCGCTGCTCGTACGGGGACTCTCGACGGCCGACGTGCCGCCGATCGACGAGGTCGACCTCCGAGAGCGGCTTCGGGAGCAGGATTACGAGCCGGGAATGCGGGCGGCCGGGATCTGGCCGCCCGCGTGGGACGACGAGTGACCGCTTCCGGACGCGAGGATCGGCGAGCCGGGCGGCGCGCAGGCGCGGACGCTCTCCGACGGTATCGGACTATATAGCGCTCCCGAGAGGCAATATAAACACGAATACGTTCGGACGGTGAGCGTGGCATCAATAGCGGTCGCCGATGAAAGAGTACATCATCGCCGTCATCGCTGGTGTCGTCCAGGGGATCGTCGAGTGGCTGCCGGTTTCGAGCCAGGGAAACGTCGCGCTCGCCCTGACCGTCTTGGGCGTCAGCCCCGAGATCGCCCTCCAACTCGCGCTGTTCTTTCAGGTCGGGACGACGCTCTCCGCGGCGACGTACTACCGCGACGACATCGCGACCGTGCTCCGATCGCTTCCGCGGTGGCGACCGGACAGCGCGTACCGCGGCGAGAACGCGGTCACGTCGTACGTCGTCGTCGCGTGCCTGCTGACCGGGCTGGTCGGAATCCCGCTTTACCTGTTCGCGGTCGATCTCGCGGGGCGAGTGTCCGGCGGCGTCTTCATCGCCGCGATCGGCGTCCTGTTGCTACTCACCGGCGCCGTCCAGCTCGCCTCCGAGTCGGTCTCGGCGGAGCTTCGCAACCAGCCGACCCTGCTCGACTCCGCGCTGGTCGGCATCGCTCAAGGCGTCGCGATCCTGCCCGGGATCTCCCGATCGGGCGTCACGACGAGCGCGCTGTTGTTCCGGAGCTACGATCCGGCCGCCGCGTTTCGGCTGTCGTTCTTGCTCTCGATCCCCGCGAGCCTCGGGGCCGCCGCGCTCACGGTCGTCGGCGCCGGCGGCCTCCCCGGGGTCAGCCCCGGCGCCGCGGCGACGGCATTGGTCGTGAGCGCGCTGGTGGGATACCTGACGATCGACGCCCTGATGCGAGTCGTCGATCGCGTTCCGTTCCCGCTCGTCTGTTTCGGGCTGGGCGCGCTCGCGATCGTGGGCGGGGGCGTCGTCGCCGTCCTCGTCTGAAGTCAGGCAAGCGAATTTCTACTGTACGATTCTCCTCGAAATCTGCCTCAATAGTCTAATTGTCGCGGATGGTTTTGCGTGGGGAATCTACCTAGCCGGCTTCAGCCACGACGATCTCGTCGCCGAGAAAATTCCACCAACATGTGAGTTTACTATCACAAAGCCCACAATGCGAGCCGACTACATAGCCGGTCATGGGTCAGCAAAACCGGGCAGCGGATTGTCGAGTCACGCGGCTGATCGCTGCGGCTGTGGGTCTCGCAATCGTCATCGTTGGTCTCCGCACGGTTCGATCTCGTCGCAATCCATCAGCCTGCCCATATCACGCACGATTGGCTCTCTCATTGCCGCGTCCGTTCGTAACGCGGCGCCGACTTCGACGAGCGCTCGCACCACAGCCCGGCGAACAGATTCTTGAGATCGGACCAGGAATCGGGTACTATACCCTTGATGTTGCAGAGTGGGTCACTCCCGATGGAACGCTCGACGTAATCGACATCCAACGAAAAATGCTTGCTCGTCTTGAACAGCGGGCAACCGAACGGGAGATCACGAATATCACCGCCCAACAGGGTGACGCACGACGCCTGCCATACGACGATGACTCATTCGATGCTGCTTATTTGGTGACCGTGCTCGGCGAGGTTCCGGATCAAGACGCGGCACTACGCGAACTCTCTCGAGTGGTGAAACCTGGTGGTCGCGTGGTTGTTGGTGAAACGCTCCCAGACCCGCACATGGTTCCATTTGACTCACTTCGTGATCGCGTCGCAAATGCTGGGTTCGAATATGATCGCCGATTTGGCTGGGCTGGTGGCTACGTCGCCCGCTTTCGTGTTTCATCCTGAAATATCAATCACAGGGCCCACAGCGGTTACAGATGATACTGTGCCGAGACCGATCAGCACCTGTTTATTATGCTTAGATGGACTCAGAAATGAATGCCGATCTGTGCATTGAGCGGCTGCCTAGCCGATAACAGGCCCGCGTGTAGGCACAACTCACTCGAACGCGAACGGGAGCACGATCATCCGCCGATAACGCCGAGAAAGCCCGTTACCAGCAATCCTAGCGGCGGCTCGTCCTGCGAAGGAACCGCGGGCAGGGCGAACGATCCGATCCCGAGAGCGGCCAAGCCGAGCACGAGGACGAGATCGGACCACCGGTTCCAGGCATCTTCGAGCGCGGGTTCGACGTCGGCGAGCCACCAGGAGGTCTCGCCGGCCGTCCCGTCGGTCGATCGCGGTCCGCCGAACACGGTCCGTACTGCCGACGGACCGGCGGCGACGAGCAGCCCGCCGATACCGACCGCGAACAGCCCCGCCAGTACGGGCAGCGGCGTCCCGCCGACCTGGAGCAGTAGGAAGTCCAGCACGAACGCGAAAACCGCCGCTCCGGCGCAGATCCCCCGACCGGCGTCCGTAAGCGACGATCGCATCGGTCGTGAAAACGCGCGCCGGGTGGAAACAGTCACGAATGTGATGGGTCACCGCGAGGGCGGGAGTCCGGGGCGATCACCGAAGCGTCGAAAGGATCCCCGCGGTACGATCGATCTCCTCTCGGCGGCCGCGGCGCCGGTCGGTGCGGGGCCGACACTGATTGGGCGAACAGAATAAGTACTGTCTCGAGAACCAAACCGACGATACAGAGCACTGCGACCCCGATTCTGAGCGCAGCGATTCTCCACGGGTACGTCTCCGGAGTGACTTCCGAGACGCCCGACAGAACGGACCCCAGTCCGATCACCATCGGGAGCTGTCGAAACCACCCTGTGCTACTACCCCGCCGGACGAGACGATACTTTCGAGAGAAACGAGGGCGAATACGGTTCCTACTAGCATGAAGGAGGCAGCCGTTCTCTTCCGGCATAAATGATCGAATAAGACGCGACTCACACTGTTTTTAGTCCACCCAACAATATAGTGACATATCTAACCGAGAGTATAGGAGTTTCGCCGGGACGCATACGACTCCACACGGGTTCTACGGGTGAGTTCACCCTCGGGCGTACCGAACCGTTCGCCCCGGGTTGTGTTCACGCGCCTGCCGATCGCGGCGTCGTTCGGTGCAGGCGGACGAGACACTGCGGCAAGCGGATACGTTAACCGACAACGTATCGACGAGCCGGGCCGAATGGTCAAATCGCTGAACTCAGAGAAGAGGGCGAAGGCTTCATACTGGTCGATCCCATTTCACCTGAAGATGAGTCATGAGTCAGATCGCGGCCATCAGCAGGAATTTCGGGATGATGTGAGCAGCCCTGATTCGCTGACCGTCGAAAGCGGACTCGAGGCGCTCCAGTCGAGTCCGGAGTTTCGCGGCACGATCGAACCGCTCGACGGCCTCGACGAACTCAAAACCTGCGAGCACATCGCGCTGTTCTACAATTCCTTCAACGAACGGTTCGCAACGGTCGCGCCGTTCATTCGGCAAGGGATCAAGCGAGGCGAGCGAGTCATGTACGTCATCGACGATCTCCCGAAGTCTACGATTCTCGCGGAGCTCCGCGGCGGGGACGTCGATATCGATGGCGCTCTCGAATCGGGGCAACTGACGTTTCACTCGCTCGAGGAAACCTACTCCGGTCCGGTCGATTCGATCCCGACGACATGCTCGAGGTGTACGCCGAGGCCATCGAGGAGGCGAAAGCGGAATATCCGGGACTTCGAGTGACCGCGAACACGAATTTCGTCCTCGACGACCACGCGACGATCGAGGACTTTATGGCCTACGAGAGCCGGGTGAACAAACTATTCGAAGGGGAGGACTGTATCGCCCTCTGTCACTACGACTGCGATGCGATCCCGCCGGAAACGCTCGTGGACGTGGTCCGGACGCATCCGCACATCGTGTACGACGACACGGTTTGTCACAACTTCTACTACACGCCGCCGGAGGAGTTCTTCGAGCCCGACGAATCGGCCCGAGACGTCGAGCGAATGTTAAATACGCTGGTAGATCGGTC
It includes:
- a CDS encoding family 16 glycosylhydrolase — encoded protein: MPRLDREASETDDESRAPADSLQRRGFLGAAAAVAGTGFAISTASAAPYAPNEIPGRIQAENYDTGGQGATHYDTTDGNAGGAYRDDHVDIEPSVDGGYNVGWIQPDEWLEYTVDVQSSGTYDLTACVASLESGGQFHVEVDGANATGPVSFGATGDWHAWTTVDAGSVDFSAGEHVIRVYSEAAGWNLDWLEFRADGDDELDGRSWTLTWSDEFDQGSIDDSVWSYDLGNGQAVGVPGWGNEESQYYQRENSWIENNRLVIEAREEHVTDEYGSYDYTSARMKTMDGVNKQYGRIDVRARLPQGQGIWPAIWSLGSTGTWPDSGEIDITELVGHEPSIVHGTVHGPEYLGEGGISGSYTLQNGTFADGFHDFSIVWDPDEITWFVDGEQYHTVTRAEIEGAGNTWVFDKPFYILLNVAVGGEWPGYPDQTTTFPQRMEVEYVRFYDEA
- a CDS encoding M28 family metallopeptidase, giving the protein MDDRGSLVSIERALGRAWTDDRPWNLLTRLTELPHRMGGSPFERQAAELVRDALVDAGVANVRFEEFPMQYWERGTAEFAVLSDVSAVDADSAGTASGGVDRSFEAIALPYSPAGDVEGPLVDVGYGTPEEIDETSVKGAIAVANTTTPPEKRFVHRMEKFGHAVAAGAKAFIFGNHVPGQLPPTGALRFDAEAAIPGVGVSAETYDWLTDYADRGARARLRVDADTREGSSQNVIGTIGADRTRSAGASDEGDADAADEGTDASGGDGEILVVAHYDGHDISEAALDNGCGVATVVGAARILAAIEDDLARPVRIAAVGCEELGLMGAEALADDLDLDSIGAVVNVDGAGRFRNLRALSHGSEFLADLADRVADEAGQPLGRDPDPHPFSDHWPSLRAGVPALQLHSEPPAGRERGRGWGHTGADTRDKVDPRNLREHAILTALLVRGLSTADVPPIDEVDLRERLREQDYEPGMRAAGIWPPAWDDE
- a CDS encoding class I SAM-dependent methyltransferase, which produces MGQQNRAADCRVTRLIAAAVGLAIVIVGLRTVRSRRNPSACPYHARLALSLPRPFVTRRRLRRALAPQPGEQILEIGPGIGYYTLDVAEWVTPDGTLDVIDIQRKMLARLEQRATEREITNITAQQGDARRLPYDDDSFDAAYLVTVLGEVPDQDAALRELSRVVKPGGRVVVGETLPDPHMVPFDSLRDRVANAGFEYDRRFGWAGGYVARFRVSS
- a CDS encoding undecaprenyl-diphosphate phosphatase: MKEYIIAVIAGVVQGIVEWLPVSSQGNVALALTVLGVSPEIALQLALFFQVGTTLSAATYYRDDIATVLRSLPRWRPDSAYRGENAVTSYVVVACLLTGLVGIPLYLFAVDLAGRVSGGVFIAAIGVLLLLTGAVQLASESVSAELRNQPTLLDSALVGIAQGVAILPGISRSGVTTSALLFRSYDPAAAFRLSFLLSIPASLGAAALTVVGAGGLPGVSPGAAATALVVSALVGYLTIDALMRVVDRVPFPLVCFGLGALAIVGGGVVAVLV